In the genome of Planococcus donghaensis, the window TATGAATATCGATCACTTCGCGAGCTGTTAAGTTATTATGCTGTGCGACAAATTCTAAGTCGGGTCCGAATTCACCGCCATAACAAACGGGAATTTCGATGGTTCTTGATTGGATGGGGAGGTCGTCACCTAAATGATTCAGAAGTTCTTCAATTTCTGCTTTCACGACATCGTATGTTGCGATACACGGATCGTAAAAGACGGATACAGTAACAAAAGCGGGTATCACTTCGATCAACCATTCCGGTTGGCGACTTTCTAGAAGAATAGAAAGTTTTCTTACTTGTTGTTCCGTTTCTTCATCGATTTTATTGCCAAGATCTACTGCAATCGCCTGGTCACCGAGCGGCGAAAAAAAAGCGTTCATCAACATCCCTCCATATCCAGATAATTCTTACATATTCATTCTAGTATACGGGTTATAGAGGTGTACAGAATAGATTAGAAAGAAGCAAATCCAGTTTGGACAGTATTTCCTATCATTTGGACAGTATTTGTCCCCATTTGGACAGTATTTTCATTGATATGGACAGTATTGCTCATTTTTTGGACAGTATATCCAATAAGTGGGAGGATGATTAGTTTACATCAAAAAAAAGCTGCTCAAAGGATGAGCAGCTTTTTGATATTATTCTTCAATATTTACTTTTTGAGTTACATCGGCACCGTTAAAGAATTCTGCAGAGATTTCAGCGATAGTGCCGTCTTCTAGCATTTCTTCAATGACACCATTCACATTGTCCGCTAGTTCTGAGTTGTCTTTGTTCATAACCACGCCAACTTCAGAAGGGCTGTATTTCAAGTTTGGATGGATTGTAATTTCTAGCTCTGGAAACGCAGCTAGCGCTAAAGTTTGTAGGTAGTAGTCGTTTAAAATAACGTCTGTACGCCCAATTGCCACATCGCGCAAGTAAGTTTCGTTTGTTGCGTTGTCGTATACCACTTCTTCAGCGCCGTATTCACGAGCCATTTGCATGTAAACAGAAGTTGAAGCACCTGCAGCTTTTTTGCCTTCTAAATCTTCTAGCGTCTCAATTCCAGACAAATCTCCTGAACGAACAATTGCTGTTCCGTAAGAGTATTTGAAGGGTGTCGAGAAGATGAAGTTTTCTTCACGGTCTTCTGTGATTTCGATGTCGTTCGCAGCCAAATCAACTTGTCCTGTTTGAACAGAAGTTAACATTTCATCAAATCCAAGTTCCGTGAACTCAATTTCAAGTTCAAGACGCTCGCCAATTTCACGTACAACTTCCACTTCAAATCCCGTTAATTCATCAGATCCTTCAGAACGGTAAGATGTCGGAAATAATGTACCAGATGTAGCAACAGTTAAGCTGCCCTCTTCTTGGATGTCGTCCCAAGCTGATTTTTCTTCTTCTGTAGCTGTATCCTCGTCATTTCCACAAGCGCTTAAAAGCGACACAATCGCAAGACCAGCAACCATGGACAATTTTTTACTCCAAAATAATTTTTTCAATTGTTATTCCTCCTATAGTTTTGTAGCCTATAAAACATAGCATTATTGGCGAGCGGAGACAACGTTTTCGTGACTATATTATCAATAAAAACTAATATTTTATTAAAAGGCGGAAAAGTCTGATAATTAAGTCTGATTTGTGGAACAGTTTGAACAATAGTTGTATTCTAGAATAGAACAAGTCCGTGTAAAACACAAAATGATAAGACCATAATAAATGGCCGAGTTGGATTTGGAATCGTATTGGGTAAGGTTGACGAATATTTTGATATTCAACAGAAAAGCTTTTACACCAGTAAGGAGGAAGAATCATGACAGTTTTAAGAACGGTCGATTTGACGAAAAAATTTGGCGATTTTGCGGCTTTAGATAAGGTGAATATTGAAGTGGGTGAAGGAGAAGTATATGGGTTTATCGGACCCAATGGCTCTGGGAAATCGACAACTTTGCGTGTGCTTCTAGGGATATTAAAAGCGACAGAAGGACGAGCTGAAATTTTTGGCAAAGATTCTTGGAAAGAGGCAGTGGAAATCCATAAGCGGGTTGCTTACGTTCCGGGAGAAGTGAGTTTGTGGCCGAACTTAACCGGAGGGGAAGTCATCGATTTATTGGTTAAACTGCGCGGTGGCAATGATTACAACCGCCGGGAAGAATTGATCCAGAAATTTGATTTGGACCCGAGCAAGAAATGCCGTACGTATTCCAAAGGGAATCGTCAAAAAGTGGCATTGATTGCGGCGCTCTCTTCAGATGTCGATTTGTATATATTAGATGAACCTACTTCTGGTCTCGATCCATTGATGGAACGAACCTTTCAAGAATATATTATCGAGGAAAAAAAACAAGGCAAAAGTATTTTATTATCAAGTCATATTTTGTCTGAAGTTGAAAAACTTTGCGACAAAGTGGCGATTATTCGCGAAGGCAAAATTATCGAAACCGGGTCATTAAAAGACTTACGTCATTTGACAGGAACGATTTTGTTGGTAGAGACAAAAAAACCAATTTTGGATTTGGCTAACGTACGAGGAGTGAGTGGGATTCAACCAAAAGGAAATGCGGTATCTTTTCAAGTAGATAGCGGAGAAGTGGCGGGTGTGATTAGTTACATTAGCCAGTTTGAAATTGTTCGCATCGAAAGCTCACCTCCAACATTGGAACAATTATTTATGCGTCACTATGAAGTCACTGATAAAACGACTGGAGCAGGAGCGGGGGGCGAGGCTTAATGAACCGGCACCTTTTTGAAGGAACAGGCACATTAATCCGGTTTATTCTACGTCGAGATCGACTGCGATTACCGATTTGGCTCGCCTCTTTTATTGCGATTTCGGTAATTGTGGCCTTAGCTTTTGCGGGGCTCTATCCAACCAATGCAGACAGACTAGTGATAGCTGAAACAATGCAAAATCCGGCTGTGATCGCCATGCTCGGTCCAGGCTATGGTTATGGACTGGAAACTTATCCGATTGGGGCGATTACGGCTCACGAAATGTTGTTAATGACTTCCATAGTGGTTGCGCTAATGAATATCTTATTGATGATTCGCCATACACGGACAGATGAAGAAGATGGTCGAATTGAACTGGTTCGCTCTTTGCCGGTAGGGAGACTGTCTAATTTACTATCGACTTTAATTGTGTTGACTAGCGTGAATGTTGTCTTGGCGTTATTTTTAGGCTTTTCATTAGCAGTGCTCGGCATAGAAGGCATGGGACTTGCAGGGTCACTCCTGTACGGTTCGGCTTTAGGAGCAAGTGGATTGATTTTTGCGGGCGTCGCCGCTGTTTGTGCGCAGTTGTCTTCAAATGCTCGAAGCACACTGGGGTTAGCGTTTACCTTTTTGTTAGTGTCTTACATCATTCGTGTAATTGGCGACTTAAGAAATGAGACGTTGTCTTGGTTTTCACCCCTTAGCTGGGTTTTGCGGACAGAAGTATACGTCAACAATTATTGGTGGCCGATTGGATTGGCCGTATCGGTAGCTTTGCTGTTAATGGGTTTAGCTTTATACCTCAATTCCATTAGAGATCTTGGCTCGGGCTTTCTCCCTTCACGATCTGGGAAAGAAAAAGCTTCAAAAGCGCTTCTCAGTTCGCTTGGTCTAGTCTTCCGACTACAACGAACCGGCTTTATCATTTGGGGAATTGGGCTTTTGGTTATTGGCGTGATATATGGCTCGCTTTTTGGAGAGTTAGAAACCTATTTTGAGGATATTGATCTGATGCAGCAAATGGTTATTTTAGTAGAAGGGTTTTCACTAACGGAACAATTCATCCCGTTACTCATGTCCATCATTGCTATTTTATCTACCATTCCGGTATTAATGTCGATATTAAAAGTGAAAACAGAAGAAAAAAACGACCGACTGGAGCATCTGGTAAGTCGGGCGGTTTCTAGAAATCGACTGCTGGGCAGTTACTTGGTTATGTCGATTTTAACCGGATTTGTTATGTTGACTGTATCGTCTATCGGTTTGGGCGTGATGGGGAATATGGTAATGGAGGAAAGTTTACCGCTTGGCACTTATTATAGCTCGGCCATGGTTTATTTTCCGGCAATTCTTGCTATGATCGGAGTAGCGGTACTATTGTTTGGTTGGCTCCCGAAATGGACAGGTTTAGTGTGGCTGTATTTGGCGCTTGCATTTTTCATTGTCTACATGGGAAGTTTGTTCCAGTTCAAAGATTGGGTAGAAAAGTTAACGCCATTTGGCTATGTGACGAAAATTCCGATCGAAGACATGGACTACTGGAGTGCCGGGATTATGGTTGTGCTAGCGATTGGTTTTATTGGAATCGGAATGATTGGCTTTAACCGTAGAGATATTGGAAGATAAAGAAAACCCTGTTATCCATGTAAAAAGGATAACAGGGTTTTTTCTGTTATAACAGCAACCACGCAGCAATTGGTCCGAGTAAAGCACCGAGTACGGCGCTTAATGTCATCGCAACGGAACTCATCGAGGCTTCTTGTTGACCGTATTCAAAGGCTTTTGCTGTGCCCATGCCGTGAGCAGAAGTGCCGAGGGCAATACCTCGACCAATCGCCGAGTCGATATGTAGCCAATGCAATAGAGAAGGTCCGAGAATATACCCGGTGAATCCAGCTACCATAACAAACACTGCCGCTAAGGAAGGGATACCGCCTAAATTGCTAGCCACTTGCATCGCAACAGGAGTCGTTAACGATTTTGGTAAAACTGTCAAAATGAGTTGTTCTGAAAAACGAAACAATTGAGTGAACAAGACTCCACTGGCCATACCGACGGTTACCCCAGCTACGATACCTGAAATTACCGGTATCAAGTTTGTGAAAAGCAACTCTCTTTGTTTGTACAAAGGAATTGCTAATGCAACAACTGCCGGACCGAGCAATGTACCAATCCAACTACCGCCTGTCATATACGTATCGTAAGGGACATTAGCTATTACTAAAATGATGGCGAGAATGGCAGTAGAAGCAAGTACAGGGTTTAGCAAGGTTTTACGATACCGTAAATAAACGATATTCGTAAGAAAATAAGTAGCTACGGTTAACGTGGCAAAAAAAGCAGCGAGTAAGTTAAATTCCATTAATCGGATCGCTCCTTCCGTTTTGCAGCATACTGACTGACCCACCCGGCTACAGCCATCGCAAGAAATGTACTAGCCATAACAATGGGAATGAGCAAAATCCCTTTTCCTGAAAATAGCTCGCCGTACTCAATAACCCCAACAGTCGCTGGGATAAAATAAAGCGGCAAAAAAGCTAAGATGAAATGCGCGCCTGATTCAATCCATTCCAAACGATAAATTTTCAACATAAGAGCAGCGAAAAGCAAAAGAAACCCGATAATGCTGCCCGGCAAAGGAATATTGAAAAAATCCTGTAGTTGTTCACCTATTAGATAAAATCCAACAATAACAAGAATATGAAGTAGAGTATAAACATATTTCAAAAGATACGCCGCCTTTCGAATAGAGTGAGGTGACTACCAATTCTTTCCGTAATAAATTATTTTACAGCATTATGGTTGAAAAGCGAGAGCAGTTGAGCTTCTTTTGCAGCTAGCTTAAGCAATTGATATGAAAAATCGAATGAAATACTTTAAATTACATGAAAATTTATTAGGAAAATAGAGTAAAAGTGTTAATGAATACAGAATGAATACTATTTTGACTTTCTAACAGCCGATGCATGTGGTGCCTCTAAAAACGGCTGGGAAAATCAGTATTTTTCTTGATTTTTATACATCTAAAAGTATATGTAGTATATCGAGATAATGATCACGTATTGATGAATTGATAAAATAGCAAGAAATTTTAAAAAATGTGCATTAGAAGGCTTGCATTTCAAATAACATGCTGTATTATTACTTTATGCAATATATCGCAATCTTTTTTGAAAAGGAAATGTATTATATTGGTATATATAAAGTACGTATGTTTAAGCGTTAAAATTTTAGGAGGAATTAGCAGTGGATAGTAAATTATCATTTAAGTCGTATGCGGTAGTAGGAATGATGTTGTTTGCACTTTTCTTTGGAGCAGGTAACTTAATCTTTCCTGCACAGCTAGGACAGTATGCCGGAACAAATGTCTGGATTGCCATTTTTGGTTTTCTAATCACAGGTGTTGGTTTACCGTTACTTGGAATCTTGGCGATTGGTTATTCGAAAAGTAACGATTTGCAAGATTTATCAAGTCGTGTGCATCCGGTTTATGGACTGGTTTTCACAGCGTTATTGTATTTGACGATTGGCCCATTTTTTGCTTTACCAAGAACCGGCGCAGTTTCTTATGAAGTTGGGGTTGCCCCATTTATCGGAGATGCCAATGCAACAATCGGTTTGCTTATATTCTCTCTCATCTTTTTCGGGGTTTCACTTTTGGTTTCCTTAAACCCAACGAAAATAGTAGATAGCATCGGGAAAATTCTTTCACCAGCTATTTTAATAACGTTAGGTGTGTTGCTAGTTGCCGCTTTTGTAAATCCAATGGGCAGTCAAGAAGCACCACAGCCAGTTTATTCAACAGGCGCTTTCTTTACAGGTTTCACAGAAGGTTATAACACAATGGACGCTCTTGCTTCTCTTGTATTTGGGATTATTGTGATCTCAGCTGTTCGTAAAATGGGCGTAACGTCGTCTAAAGGTGTCTTGATGGCGACCATGAAGAGTGGTATTGTCGCATCCGCCTTATTAGCCATCGTTTACACTGGAATTGCTTATTTAGGTTCAACAAGTACATCTACTTTAGGTGTGATGGAAACGGGTGGACCTGTGTTGAGCGGCGCTTCGAATTATTATTTTGGAACGTTTGGTGCCACATTGCTAGCGGTCATTATCATTCTTGCTTGTTTGACAACGGCAATTGGTTTAACGGTAGCTAACGCTGAGTTTTTCCACAAATTGACGCCGAAAGTTAGCTATAAAATGTATGTTGTTATTTTCTCTGTCTTTTCATTGGTTGTAACCAATGCAGGACTTTCCAACATCATTACGTATTCGATTCCAGTATTAATGTTCCTGTATCCGTTAGCGATTGTACTGATCATATTAACGTTTGTGTCTCCATTATTTAAACACGCTCAATTGGTGTATGTATCGACTATTATCGTTACATTTTTGATCAGCATTATTGACGGATTTAAAACCTTGACTGCTTTGTTAGGTGTCGAAAATCCAACATGGCTTCAGTCAGTAATTGATTTTTACTCAGCTACATTACCGCTTTATAACAATGGACTGGGATGGCTCTTGCCAGCGATTATTGTTATCGCCATCACGACGATGATTGCTCGTAGCAAAAAGAATGTAAAAGTTCAAACAGCTCAGCAAAATTCATAATTGAAGGAATAAAGGTGGGTTCGGAAAACCGGGTCTGCTTCAACATAAAAGCTGTATCAAAAGCATTTTCGCTTTTGATACAGCTTTTTATAATGGCTTATAAACTTTTTTCGGTTGTAAGGTCATCTATCGTTCGAGCCCAATTTATTTTCATCAATTGGGTCACTTTTTCTGGGTTTTTCTCTTTTAAAGTTTGAATAATTTCGACATGTTCGTCATACGAGCTTTTTGTCAGCATTAATGAATGATGGAAAAATTGTCTTCTTACATGAGATTGAAGGCTGCTGAGTATCGAGTGAATATAAGGATTGTTAGCGGCATCGACAATGATTTGGTGAAACTCTTGATCAATTTTCAAAGCGGAAAAACCGTCTTGGATTTCAATGGCTTCAAGAAAGCGTTGGTTTGTTTCTTCTAATAAAGTGAAGATGTCTTGATTGAGATTAGGGATGGCTAACTCTGCCGATAGGGCTTGCAAAACGGCAAGAGGTGGGAGTAAATCTTTCAAGTCCCCTTTTTTTATGTTCGTAACGCGCGTGGCTTTGCCCGGGAACATTTCTACAAATCCTTGCACTTCTAACAATTGCAAAGCTTCACGGATAGGGGTTCTGCTTAAGCTCAATGCTTGTGCTAAATCCGTATCAATTAGTTTTTCTTCAGGTTGTAACGTGCCATCAATAATCCATTGCTGCAATTGAAGATAAGCACTTTCTTTGGCTGAGACACGGACAGGCTTTGTGTAGTTCACTGGAATAGGCATTGCGAGCTCTCCTTTTCTACTGCTAGATTACTCCTATTATACAGTAATACTCGCTTACGACAAAATATATTATACAATATATCGGTATACACCCAAAAACAGTCTACAAATAGCCGTTTGTGGTCTTTAAAATCGGGAATGATAAAAGGAAGAATAGATTTATATACTGAGGGGGACTAAGAATGCTATCAATCGTGCCGAGTAAGGACGTTGAAACTATTGCCATTGAATTTGAAGGCGAAGTAACACATGAAGATGCCATGAAAATTGATAAAATTATTCAAGATAAATACGCAGATAAAGGAAAGTTTAATATTTACGCCATTATAAGTGAAGAACATGGAGCAACATTTGAAGGCCTTGAAGAAAGCATGAGGCAAAATAGAGAGGCGTGGAATCACTTTCACAAATTCGCGGTGATTAGTTCGAGTCATGGAGAAGAACAATTAGTTGAAATGAAACTTCTATTGCCAGATATTGAAGTAAAGTATTTTAAGTTAGATGAAATGAATGAAGCATGGGAATGGATTCAAGAGTGAAGAAAAGCGTTTTGCATGATTGCAAAACGCTTTTTTTAATAGAGCTTTTTTAGGATTCTTCAATTTTGAGCAAATCAGCTTTAACGATGTGAAAAATACTTAACACAATGGTGTTTCCTTCTGCGTCTTTTACAGGAAACAGACTTACGGCTATCCCTGAGAAATGATTTTCTAGAGGACCTTCAATGCGAATGTTCTCCAAGTATTCCCCAGTGGTCAATCGAATATTGTAAATATAGAACTTCTTCTTCATGACAAATCCCTCCTAAGCATCGTATTAGGAAATTCACATGACGAGGGTGGGCATAAGCTCAGCTATCGTATACACTAATTATAAAACAAAACGATGTTTTACAGATAGGATGAGAGACGATGAAATCGGAAATTTCGATTAAGATAAATGATAAATTTAAAGCGGAGTATGCGAAAGGCTATCCGTTAATTACGAAAGAAGCTTTAGAAAACCCAGACATGTTAAATAAGGAAGGCAGCATTCTAAAGCTAGTGGATAAGCAAGGTCGCTTTTTGGCAAAAGGCTATTATGGCCGACAAAACAAAGGGTATGGTTGGGTTTTGACAACTAGTGAAAATGAAACCATCGATCAGTCTTTTATTGAACAAAGATTAGCGACTGCCCTATCACGTCGCCAAGCATTTTTTAACAATCCAGAGACCACGGCTTTTCGCGTTTTTAATGGGGAAGGTGATGGATTTGGTGGGTTAATCATTGATTACTATGATGGTTTTTATTTGCTAAGTTGGTATAGCGAAGGTGTTTATACGTTTAAAGACGAAGTGATTGCAGCGCTTCAAAACGTCACAGATTGCAAAGGCATTTATCAGAAAAAGCGTTTTGATACAAAAGGTCAATATATTGAAGAAGATGATTTTGTTGCAGGTGAACGTGGCGAATTTCCGCTAGTGGTTAAAGAAAATGGCGTAAACTTTGCTGTGTACTTGAATGATGGCGCAATGACGGGCATCTTTTTAGATCAACGAGACGTACGAAACACCATTAAACAAAAATACGCCAAAGGCAAAACCGTACTCAATACGTTTTCTTATACAGGTGCATTTTCAGTAGCAGCGGCACTTGGTGGCGCGACAAAAACAACGAGCGTGGATTTGGCGAAACGCAGTTCGAGTAAGACAATTGAGCAATTTAGTGTCAATGGCCTCGATTTTGAAAGCCAAGACATTTTGGTTATGGATGTTTTTAATTATTTTAAATACGCCAAGCGAAAAGAATTGAAATTCGATTTGGTTGTTTTGGATCCTCCAAGTTTTGCGCGTTCGAAAAAGTACACGTTCAGCACATCAAAGGATTATACGAACTTGATGAAAGAAGCGATTGCC includes:
- the pxpB gene encoding 5-oxoprolinase subunit PxpB; amino-acid sequence: MNAFFSPLGDQAIAVDLGNKIDEETEQQVRKLSILLESRQPEWLIEVIPAFVTVSVFYDPCIATYDVVKAEIEELLNHLGDDLPIQSRTIEIPVCYGGEFGPDLEFVAQHNNLTAREVIDIHTSGDYSVHMIGFAPGFPFIGGMSEKIAAPRRDSPRLRIPERTVGIAGNQTGAYPIETPGGWQLIGRTPIRLFRPEDEIPSLLQAGDKIIFKEISKKEYDAWEDEPNAENT
- a CDS encoding transporter substrate-binding domain-containing protein, producing the protein MKKLFWSKKLSMVAGLAIVSLLSACGNDEDTATEEEKSAWDDIQEEGSLTVATSGTLFPTSYRSEGSDELTGFEVEVVREIGERLELEIEFTELGFDEMLTSVQTGQVDLAANDIEITEDREENFIFSTPFKYSYGTAIVRSGDLSGIETLEDLEGKKAAGASTSVYMQMAREYGAEEVVYDNATNETYLRDVAIGRTDVILNDYYLQTLALAAFPELEITIHPNLKYSPSEVGVVMNKDNSELADNVNGVIEEMLEDGTIAEISAEFFNGADVTQKVNIEE
- a CDS encoding ABC transporter ATP-binding protein; its protein translation is MTVLRTVDLTKKFGDFAALDKVNIEVGEGEVYGFIGPNGSGKSTTLRVLLGILKATEGRAEIFGKDSWKEAVEIHKRVAYVPGEVSLWPNLTGGEVIDLLVKLRGGNDYNRREELIQKFDLDPSKKCRTYSKGNRQKVALIAALSSDVDLYILDEPTSGLDPLMERTFQEYIIEEKKQGKSILLSSHILSEVEKLCDKVAIIREGKIIETGSLKDLRHLTGTILLVETKKPILDLANVRGVSGIQPKGNAVSFQVDSGEVAGVISYISQFEIVRIESSPPTLEQLFMRHYEVTDKTTGAGAGGEA
- a CDS encoding ABC transporter permease, producing the protein MNRHLFEGTGTLIRFILRRDRLRLPIWLASFIAISVIVALAFAGLYPTNADRLVIAETMQNPAVIAMLGPGYGYGLETYPIGAITAHEMLLMTSIVVALMNILLMIRHTRTDEEDGRIELVRSLPVGRLSNLLSTLIVLTSVNVVLALFLGFSLAVLGIEGMGLAGSLLYGSALGASGLIFAGVAAVCAQLSSNARSTLGLAFTFLLVSYIIRVIGDLRNETLSWFSPLSWVLRTEVYVNNYWWPIGLAVSVALLLMGLALYLNSIRDLGSGFLPSRSGKEKASKALLSSLGLVFRLQRTGFIIWGIGLLVIGVIYGSLFGELETYFEDIDLMQQMVILVEGFSLTEQFIPLLMSIIAILSTIPVLMSILKVKTEEKNDRLEHLVSRAVSRNRLLGSYLVMSILTGFVMLTVSSIGLGVMGNMVMEESLPLGTYYSSAMVYFPAILAMIGVAVLLFGWLPKWTGLVWLYLALAFFIVYMGSLFQFKDWVEKLTPFGYVTKIPIEDMDYWSAGIMVVLAIGFIGIGMIGFNRRDIGR
- a CDS encoding LrgB family protein; amino-acid sequence: MEFNLLAAFFATLTVATYFLTNIVYLRYRKTLLNPVLASTAILAIILVIANVPYDTYMTGGSWIGTLLGPAVVALAIPLYKQRELLFTNLIPVISGIVAGVTVGMASGVLFTQLFRFSEQLILTVLPKSLTTPVAMQVASNLGGIPSLAAVFVMVAGFTGYILGPSLLHWLHIDSAIGRGIALGTSAHGMGTAKAFEYGQQEASMSSVAMTLSAVLGALLGPIAAWLLL
- a CDS encoding CidA/LrgA family holin-like protein translates to MKYVYTLLHILVIVGFYLIGEQLQDFFNIPLPGSIIGFLLLFAALMLKIYRLEWIESGAHFILAFLPLYFIPATVGVIEYGELFSGKGILLIPIVMASTFLAMAVAGWVSQYAAKRKERSD
- the brnQ gene encoding branched-chain amino acid transport system II carrier protein, with the protein product MDSKLSFKSYAVVGMMLFALFFGAGNLIFPAQLGQYAGTNVWIAIFGFLITGVGLPLLGILAIGYSKSNDLQDLSSRVHPVYGLVFTALLYLTIGPFFALPRTGAVSYEVGVAPFIGDANATIGLLIFSLIFFGVSLLVSLNPTKIVDSIGKILSPAILITLGVLLVAAFVNPMGSQEAPQPVYSTGAFFTGFTEGYNTMDALASLVFGIIVISAVRKMGVTSSKGVLMATMKSGIVASALLAIVYTGIAYLGSTSTSTLGVMETGGPVLSGASNYYFGTFGATLLAVIIILACLTTAIGLTVANAEFFHKLTPKVSYKMYVVIFSVFSLVVTNAGLSNIITYSIPVLMFLYPLAIVLIILTFVSPLFKHAQLVYVSTIIVTFLISIIDGFKTLTALLGVENPTWLQSVIDFYSATLPLYNNGLGWLLPAIIVIAITTMIARSKKNVKVQTAQQNS
- a CDS encoding GntR family transcriptional regulator, whose product is MPIPVNYTKPVRVSAKESAYLQLQQWIIDGTLQPEEKLIDTDLAQALSLSRTPIREALQLLEVQGFVEMFPGKATRVTNIKKGDLKDLLPPLAVLQALSAELAIPNLNQDIFTLLEETNQRFLEAIEIQDGFSALKIDQEFHQIIVDAANNPYIHSILSSLQSHVRRQFFHHSLMLTKSSYDEHVEIIQTLKEKNPEKVTQLMKINWARTIDDLTTEKSL
- a CDS encoding STAS/SEC14 domain-containing protein, translating into MLSIVPSKDVETIAIEFEGEVTHEDAMKIDKIIQDKYADKGKFNIYAIISEEHGATFEGLEESMRQNREAWNHFHKFAVISSSHGEEQLVEMKLLLPDIEVKYFKLDEMNEAWEWIQE
- a CDS encoding class I SAM-dependent rRNA methyltransferase, encoding MKSEISIKINDKFKAEYAKGYPLITKEALENPDMLNKEGSILKLVDKQGRFLAKGYYGRQNKGYGWVLTTSENETIDQSFIEQRLATALSRRQAFFNNPETTAFRVFNGEGDGFGGLIIDYYDGFYLLSWYSEGVYTFKDEVIAALQNVTDCKGIYQKKRFDTKGQYIEEDDFVAGERGEFPLVVKENGVNFAVYLNDGAMTGIFLDQRDVRNTIKQKYAKGKTVLNTFSYTGAFSVAAALGGATKTTSVDLAKRSSSKTIEQFSVNGLDFESQDILVMDVFNYFKYAKRKELKFDLVVLDPPSFARSKKYTFSTSKDYTNLMKEAIAITEKNGVIVASTNSASFGMKKFKGFIDKAFKEIGGKYSIVEEFTLPSDFRVQKEFKEGNYLKVLFVKLG